A stretch of DNA from Natrinema halophilum:
GAAGCTGCCGTCCCATCGAAAACCCCCATTGGGGTATCCGGAACACGAGTATCCCGGCGATTATCAGTTCGGCAGCGGTAACGAACATCATCATGAGATCGGCTCGTTTGCTGCTGACCGTGACGCCGATCGGTAATCCGAACTCCTTCTTCCAGACCGGGTAAAACAGTGCGATCCCGCGCTTGCTCCCCGCGACGTCGAGGACGTAATGGGTCAACACGCCGATCCAGACGTACTCGAGATTGCCGAATACGTATGGAAACGCCACGAACCCGACCAGGATGGGAAGGTTGTGCAGCGTCTTCCGATGTGACCCGAATGCCGTGTCCACGTCCGGGAAGAGCGCACCCAACGTCACTGGGACGCCGATCATCACGATCGTCTGGAACGTCGCTACGTCCCCCGCCGGCTCGAGCAGATATCCAAGCCCGATACTCAAAAGAACGGCATTCAGTACGTGCCCCTTCTTGTTCATCTACTCGTCTCTGGGGAGGCGATCGGGGAATAGTTTACTCTCGAGATTGTCATCCAGTCGTGTTTTTCTCGAGGTTACTGTAACAAAACTGAACGGATAACTCGGCATAGAACGAATTCGACCGCAGGATCAGCGCATCTCGAGTTCCGCGAGTAGGTCTTCCAGCGCTCGATCGACTGTTTTTGCACGGACGGCCGCTCGATCGCCGTCGAACTCGTAGCGGGAAACGGACGAGTACGACTCC
This window harbors:
- a CDS encoding metal-dependent hydrolase — protein: MNKKGHVLNAVLLSIGLGYLLEPAGDVATFQTIVMIGVPVTLGALFPDVDTAFGSHRKTLHNLPILVGFVAFPYVFGNLEYVWIGVLTHYVLDVAGSKRGIALFYPVWKKEFGLPIGVTVSSKRADLMMMFVTAAELIIAGILVFRIPQWGFSMGRQLLGI